The Bradyrhizobium ottawaense genome window below encodes:
- a CDS encoding RidA family protein, giving the protein MTTPKGPQLAVLPTAAEDDARSRVQVLQPSGWPMPKGYANGMAAEGLIVVTGGVIGWDAEERLADGFVAQVGQTLSNIAAILAEAGARPEHLVRLTWYVVDMDEYLSNLKELGKIYRAIFGANYPAMALVQVVRLVEKAARVEIEATAVIPR; this is encoded by the coding sequence GTGACGACGCCGAAAGGCCCGCAGCTCGCGGTGCTGCCGACAGCAGCCGAGGATGACGCCCGTTCGCGGGTGCAGGTGCTCCAGCCGTCGGGGTGGCCGATGCCGAAGGGCTATGCCAATGGCATGGCCGCTGAGGGCCTCATCGTCGTCACCGGCGGGGTGATCGGCTGGGATGCCGAAGAGCGTCTTGCCGACGGCTTTGTCGCGCAGGTGGGGCAGACCTTGAGCAACATCGCCGCGATCCTGGCTGAGGCAGGCGCGAGGCCCGAGCACCTCGTGCGGCTGACTTGGTACGTCGTCGACATGGACGAGTACCTGTCCAACCTGAAGGAGCTCGGTAAGATCTACCGTGCCATCTTCGGCGCAAATTACCCGGCGATGGCGCTGGTGCAGGTGGTGCGCCTCGTGGAGAAGGCGGCGCGCGTCGAGATCGAGGCCACCGCCGTCATTCCGCGCTGA
- a CDS encoding benzoate-CoA ligase family protein, which produces MANAAKIQVSGSHDGNAATAHVDTFARQHLPPRELWPEFIFTRPELRYPPRLNCVSYFLDRWVEQGHGEAPCVISPAVSYTYRELQALVNRIANVLVGKLGLVPGGRVLLRSANNPMMVATYLAVIKAGGIVVATMPLLRAKELSYPIQKAEITLALCDGKLAEEMEKAKAAAPNLKRVVYWGNGATDSLEALSADASPEFKAIDTASDDVCLIAFTSGTTGDPKGTMHFHRDMLAVCDGYARNILRAEQKDRFVGSAPLAFTFGFGGVLFPMHIGASFVVLEKTTPDDILTAIEQYKTTVCFTAPTAYRAMIGKLAGRDISSLRKCVSAGETLPKPTFDAWLKATGIKLMDGIGSTELLHIFISATEDEIRPGATGKPVPGYEAKIVDDDGHDLPPGTMGNLAVRGPTGCRYLADERQRKYVRNGWNITGDTYLMDNDGYFWYQSRSDDMIVSAGYNIAGTDVEAALLTHPAVAECGVVGAPDEARGMIVKAYVVATPGVTPDAQLVTELQEHVKREIAPYKYPRAIEFVKQLPKTETGKLKRFALRQLAQAAATSSGVAAE; this is translated from the coding sequence ATGGCCAACGCCGCCAAGATTCAAGTGTCGGGCTCGCATGACGGCAACGCTGCGACGGCCCATGTCGATACGTTTGCGCGGCAGCATCTGCCGCCACGCGAGCTCTGGCCCGAGTTTATCTTCACACGGCCGGAGCTGCGCTATCCGCCGCGATTGAACTGCGTCAGTTATTTCCTCGATCGCTGGGTCGAGCAGGGACATGGCGAGGCGCCCTGCGTCATCAGTCCCGCCGTCAGTTACACCTATCGCGAGCTGCAAGCGCTGGTGAACCGCATCGCCAACGTGCTGGTCGGCAAGCTTGGTCTCGTTCCCGGCGGACGCGTGCTGCTACGCTCCGCCAACAATCCGATGATGGTCGCGACCTATCTCGCGGTCATCAAGGCCGGCGGCATTGTCGTGGCCACGATGCCGCTCTTGCGCGCCAAGGAGCTGTCATATCCGATCCAGAAGGCGGAGATCACGCTGGCGCTGTGCGACGGAAAGCTCGCCGAGGAAATGGAGAAGGCGAAAGCTGCGGCGCCGAATCTCAAGCGAGTCGTTTATTGGGGCAATGGCGCGACGGACTCGCTCGAAGCGCTCAGCGCGGACGCGAGTCCGGAGTTCAAGGCCATCGATACCGCCTCCGACGACGTCTGTCTGATCGCCTTTACGTCCGGCACGACAGGCGATCCCAAGGGCACCATGCATTTCCACCGCGACATGCTCGCGGTCTGCGACGGCTATGCGCGCAACATCCTGCGAGCCGAACAGAAGGATCGCTTCGTCGGCTCGGCGCCGCTCGCGTTCACCTTCGGCTTCGGCGGTGTGCTGTTTCCGATGCATATCGGCGCCTCTTTCGTGGTGCTGGAGAAGACGACGCCGGACGATATCCTGACGGCGATCGAGCAATACAAGACCACGGTCTGCTTCACGGCGCCGACCGCTTACCGGGCGATGATCGGCAAGCTGGCTGGCCGCGACATCTCCTCGCTTCGCAAATGTGTTTCCGCGGGCGAGACGCTGCCCAAGCCGACCTTCGACGCCTGGCTCAAGGCGACGGGGATCAAGCTGATGGACGGCATCGGCTCGACTGAATTGCTGCACATCTTCATCAGCGCGACCGAGGACGAAATCCGTCCCGGCGCAACGGGCAAGCCCGTGCCGGGCTATGAGGCCAAGATCGTCGACGATGACGGCCATGATTTGCCGCCGGGCACGATGGGGAACCTCGCGGTGCGCGGGCCGACCGGATGCCGCTATCTCGCCGACGAGCGGCAGCGCAAATACGTCAGGAACGGCTGGAACATCACCGGCGACACCTACCTGATGGATAATGACGGCTATTTCTGGTACCAGTCGCGCTCCGACGACATGATCGTGTCGGCCGGCTACAATATCGCGGGCACGGATGTCGAGGCGGCGCTGCTCACGCATCCGGCGGTCGCCGAGTGCGGCGTGGTCGGCGCCCCCGACGAGGCGCGCGGCATGATCGTGAAGGCCTATGTCGTCGCGACGCCCGGCGTGACGCCGGACGCTCAGCTCGTGACCGAGTTGCAGGAACATGTCAAACGCGAGATCGCGCCGTACAAATATCCGCGTGCCATCGAATTCGTGAAGCAACTACCCAAGACCGAGACCGGAAAATTGAAGCGCTTTGCCTTGCGGCAACTGGCGCAGGCCGCGGCAACGTCCTCAGGCGTCGCGGCGGAATGA
- a CDS encoding CBS domain-containing protein produces the protein MRAHQIMTRSVISVTPDTSIVEAANIMLKRHVSGLTVVDDTGKLVGVVSEGDFIRRSEIGTGRKRGRWLRFILGPGKSASDFVHEHGRKVAEVMTDSPVTITEDMALAEIVDLMERNNVKRLPVVRGDKVVGIVSRANLLQAVAGLAREVRDPTADDDHIRNRIIDTMEKNDWCPFGLNVIVRDGIVHLSGVITEERTRQAAIVAAENVDGVKKVHDHLCWVDTMSGVYLNSPEDDELAKAS, from the coding sequence ATGCGCGCCCACCAGATCATGACCCGGTCGGTCATCTCGGTTACCCCCGACACAAGCATCGTCGAGGCGGCAAATATCATGCTGAAGCGGCACGTCAGCGGTCTCACCGTGGTCGACGATACCGGCAAGCTGGTCGGCGTCGTCTCGGAAGGGGATTTCATCCGCCGCAGCGAAATCGGCACCGGGCGCAAGCGCGGGCGCTGGCTGCGGTTCATCCTGGGGCCGGGCAAGTCTGCCAGCGACTTCGTCCACGAGCACGGCCGCAAGGTTGCGGAGGTGATGACCGACTCGCCCGTAACCATCACGGAGGACATGGCGCTCGCAGAGATCGTCGACCTGATGGAGCGGAACAACGTGAAGCGGCTTCCGGTGGTGCGCGGCGACAAGGTCGTCGGGATCGTATCCCGCGCCAATCTGCTGCAGGCGGTGGCGGGTCTCGCCCGTGAAGTGCGTGATCCGACGGCGGATGACGACCACATTCGCAACCGCATCATCGACACCATGGAGAAGAACGACTGGTGCCCGTTCGGGCTGAACGTCATCGTCCGCGACGGCATCGTCCACCTCAGCGGCGTCATCACCGAAGAGCGCACGCGGCAGGCCGCGATCGTCGCAGCGGAGAACGTCGACGGCGTGAAGAAGGTGCACGACCATCTGTGTTGGGTCGACACCATGTCGGGCGTCTATCTGAACTCGCCCGAGGACGACGAGCTCGCCAAGGCAAGCTGA
- a CDS encoding enoyl-CoA hydratase family protein, producing the protein MSRPANPVTIPLADYSPQHFVLAVVDGVATVTLNRPERKNPLTFESYRELTDFFRACAFDDEVKSIVVTGAGGNFSSGGDVFEIIGPLVKMDTKGLTAFTRMTGDLVKAMRACPQPIIAAVEGICAGAGAIVAMASDMRLAASGTKVAFLFNKVGLAGCDMGACAILPRIIGQSRASELLYTGRFMTAEEGERWGFFSRIVTPVQVLPQAQVLAKQIAEGPTFANTMTKRMLAMEWAMSVEEAIEAEAVAQALCMTTADFERAFEAFANKVKPVFRGD; encoded by the coding sequence ATGAGCAGACCAGCAAATCCCGTCACCATTCCGCTCGCGGACTATTCGCCGCAGCACTTCGTGCTGGCGGTGGTCGACGGCGTCGCGACGGTCACGCTCAACCGGCCCGAACGAAAGAATCCGCTGACGTTCGAAAGCTACCGGGAACTGACCGATTTCTTCCGCGCTTGCGCCTTCGACGACGAGGTCAAATCCATCGTAGTCACCGGCGCGGGCGGCAATTTCTCGTCCGGTGGTGACGTGTTCGAGATCATCGGCCCGCTGGTGAAGATGGACACCAAGGGGCTGACGGCCTTCACGCGGATGACCGGCGACCTCGTCAAGGCGATGCGGGCCTGCCCGCAGCCGATCATAGCCGCGGTCGAGGGAATCTGTGCCGGGGCCGGTGCGATCGTCGCCATGGCATCGGACATGCGCCTCGCGGCAAGCGGGACCAAGGTTGCTTTCCTGTTCAACAAGGTGGGCCTTGCCGGTTGCGACATGGGCGCCTGCGCGATCCTGCCGCGGATCATCGGGCAGTCCCGCGCCTCCGAACTGCTCTACACCGGCCGGTTCATGACCGCGGAGGAGGGCGAGCGCTGGGGCTTCTTCAGCCGCATCGTGACGCCGGTGCAGGTGCTGCCCCAGGCGCAGGTCCTGGCCAAGCAGATCGCGGAAGGGCCGACCTTCGCCAACACCATGACCAAGCGAATGCTGGCGATGGAATGGGCAATGTCGGTGGAGGAGGCGATCGAGGCGGAAGCCGTTGCCCAGGCCCTGTGCATGACCACAGCCGATTTCGAGCGCGCCTTCGAGGCCTTCGCCAACAAGGTCAAGCCGGTATTCAGGGGCGACTAA
- a CDS encoding cupin domain-containing protein has protein sequence MSSEITGITRANEGIQGISWNILGQTYVPKSKTEHSFSWHATLPPGTFVPPHIHPDQDEYLYMLEGKLDFMLGNSESQATAGDLIRLGMGVPHGIFNKSEQTAKVLFWVSPTKRLFDLFWGLHNMKEQKPEDVVAMAAEFNIHFLPPPPGG, from the coding sequence ATGAGCAGCGAAATCACCGGCATCACGCGCGCCAATGAGGGGATCCAGGGTATTTCCTGGAACATCCTCGGTCAAACCTACGTGCCGAAGAGCAAGACCGAGCACAGCTTCTCCTGGCATGCGACCTTGCCGCCGGGCACGTTCGTGCCGCCGCACATTCACCCCGACCAGGACGAATATCTCTACATGCTTGAGGGCAAGCTCGATTTCATGCTCGGCAATTCGGAGTCGCAGGCCACCGCCGGCGACCTGATCCGCCTCGGCATGGGCGTGCCGCACGGCATCTTCAACAAGTCGGAGCAGACCGCAAAGGTGCTGTTCTGGGTGTCTCCGACCAAAAGGCTGTTCGACCTGTTCTGGGGCCTTCACAACATGAAGGAACAGAAGCCGGAGGACGTGGTGGCGATGGCGGCCGAGTTCAACATCCACTTCCTGCCGCCGCCTCCCGGTGGCTAA
- a CDS encoding flavin-dependent oxidoreductase, producing the protein MKAIIVGGGIGGLTTALMLRSRGIGCEIFEQADTIRELGVGINTLPHAMRELAGLGLLQKLDDVAVRTDQLYYLNRHGQEVWREARGIDAGHDVPQFSIHRGRLQGVIHRAVEERLGHEAIHTGCRLGAFTQDEGGVTAYFFDRAGAHVHTARGDILIGADGIHSRVRETLFPNEGPPCWNGLMLWRGARDWPLFLTGKSMIVAGGLNAKVVIYPIAEGSSPASRLTNWAVLVKVGEGNAPPPRKEDWSRPGRREELMPHVARFSVPYVDVKSLISATPEFYEYPTCDRDPLPYWSSGRVTLLGDAAHPMYPVGSNGASQAILDARCLADALVRAEHPRQALLEYEKKRLPMTADIVRSNRRGGPEGVIDAVEQLAPDGFDNVDNVLSYSQREAIVRGYATKAGFAAVPGLAAVRA; encoded by the coding sequence ATGAAGGCGATTATCGTCGGTGGCGGTATCGGTGGCCTCACCACGGCGCTGATGCTGCGTTCTCGTGGCATCGGATGCGAGATTTTCGAGCAAGCCGACACCATTCGTGAGCTCGGCGTCGGCATCAATACGCTGCCGCATGCCATGCGCGAGCTCGCCGGACTCGGCCTGCTTCAGAAACTCGACGATGTCGCTGTTCGCACCGACCAGCTCTATTATCTCAACCGCCATGGCCAGGAGGTCTGGCGCGAAGCCCGCGGCATCGACGCCGGTCACGACGTGCCGCAATTCTCGATCCATCGCGGCCGCCTTCAAGGCGTCATCCATCGCGCCGTCGAGGAGCGGCTCGGGCACGAGGCGATCCACACCGGCTGCAGGCTCGGCGCTTTCACGCAGGACGAGGGCGGCGTCACCGCTTACTTTTTCGATCGTGCCGGCGCGCATGTCCACACGGCGCGCGGCGATATCCTGATCGGCGCCGACGGCATTCATTCCCGCGTCCGAGAGACGTTGTTCCCGAACGAGGGACCGCCGTGCTGGAACGGCCTGATGCTGTGGCGCGGTGCGCGCGACTGGCCGCTGTTCCTCACCGGCAAATCGATGATCGTGGCCGGCGGCCTCAATGCCAAGGTGGTGATCTATCCGATCGCGGAGGGATCGAGCCCGGCGAGCCGCCTGACCAACTGGGCCGTGCTGGTGAAGGTGGGCGAGGGCAATGCGCCACCACCGCGGAAGGAAGACTGGTCGCGGCCGGGCCGCCGCGAGGAGCTGATGCCGCACGTCGCCCGCTTCTCGGTGCCCTATGTCGACGTGAAGAGCCTGATCTCGGCGACGCCCGAATTCTACGAATATCCGACCTGCGACCGCGATCCCTTGCCCTATTGGTCGTCGGGACGCGTCACGCTACTCGGCGACGCCGCGCACCCCATGTATCCGGTCGGCTCGAATGGCGCCTCGCAGGCGATCCTCGACGCGCGTTGCCTTGCCGACGCGCTGGTGCGCGCCGAGCATCCGCGCCAGGCGCTACTCGAATACGAGAAGAAGCGCCTGCCGATGACGGCGGATATCGTGCGCTCCAATCGCCGGGGCGGCCCCGAGGGCGTCATCGACGCCGTCGAGCAGCTCGCGCCCGACGGCTTCGACAATGTCGACAACGTCCTGAGCTATTCCCAGCGCGAGGCCATCGTGCGCGGCTATGCGACCAAGGCGGGCTTCGCCGCAGTGCCGGGGCTCGCGGCGGTGCGCGCCTAA
- a CDS encoding SDR family NAD(P)-dependent oxidoreductase, protein MSGLPHSPHALVTGGGRGIGRAIAAALVGAGATVTIVGRNSAVLEEAVNAGAAHFAAVADVSDEASLKAAISEASARKPIDILIANAGGAESAPFVKSDSALFARMMDINFMGVVHAIHGVLPGMKDRPFGRIVVIASTAGLKGYAYVSAYTAAKHAAVGLVRSLALELAGSNVTVNAVCPGFTDTDLVAGSIENIMTKTGRSREQAIAELAKHNPQGRLIAPREVADAVLWLCGEGAGAITGQAIAVAGGEV, encoded by the coding sequence ATGTCCGGATTGCCGCACTCGCCGCACGCACTGGTGACCGGTGGTGGCCGCGGCATCGGCCGTGCGATCGCGGCGGCCCTCGTCGGCGCCGGCGCCACTGTGACGATAGTCGGTCGGAACTCCGCGGTCCTCGAAGAGGCGGTCAATGCAGGCGCCGCGCATTTTGCGGCCGTCGCCGATGTTTCGGACGAAGCGTCGTTGAAGGCCGCCATTAGCGAGGCCAGCGCGCGAAAGCCGATCGATATCCTGATCGCCAATGCGGGCGGCGCCGAATCCGCACCATTCGTGAAATCGGACAGTGCCCTGTTTGCGCGCATGATGGACATCAATTTCATGGGCGTCGTCCATGCCATTCACGGCGTGCTGCCGGGCATGAAGGATCGCCCGTTTGGCCGCATCGTCGTGATTGCGTCGACCGCGGGGCTCAAGGGCTATGCCTATGTCAGCGCATACACTGCGGCCAAGCACGCCGCGGTCGGTCTCGTTCGTTCGCTTGCGCTCGAGCTGGCCGGTAGCAATGTGACCGTGAATGCGGTTTGCCCGGGCTTCACCGACACCGACCTCGTAGCCGGCAGCATCGAGAACATCATGACCAAGACGGGACGAAGCCGCGAGCAGGCGATCGCCGAACTCGCCAAGCACAATCCGCAAGGGCGCCTGATCGCGCCTCGGGAAGTGGCAGACGCGGTTCTCTGGTTGTGTGGCGAGGGCGCCGGCGCGATCACCGGGCAGGCGATTGCCGTGGCCGGGGGCGAGGTCTAG
- a CDS encoding ABC transporter substrate-binding protein, translating to MKTQLTLAATALLVGTAMTPALAQEKIKLGVIVTLSGPAAALGQQVRDGFALAVKDLGSKMGGRDVEVVVVDDELKPDAAVTKVKGLLERDKVDFVIGPIFSNILQAIHRPVTESKTFLISPNAGPSTFAGKDCNPFFYVTSYQNDQVHEILGKVAQDRGYKRMYLMVPNYQAGKDSVAGFKLDYKGEIVEESYMPLNTLDFQPELSKISSQKPDALFTFMPGGLGVNLVKQYRQAGLADSIPVLSAFTVDESTLPAQQDAAVGMFGGANWAPNLDNPPNKKFVASYEAAYNVVPGTYAFQAYDAAMLIDSAVKAVKGDLSNKDAVQAALKKADFTSLRGTFKFNTNGYPIQDFYLTKVAKRPDGKFQTEIVQKVFENYGDRYAKDCKAAN from the coding sequence ATGAAGACGCAATTGACCTTGGCCGCAACTGCCCTGCTGGTCGGCACCGCAATGACCCCTGCCCTCGCCCAGGAGAAGATCAAGCTCGGGGTGATCGTGACTCTGTCGGGACCAGCCGCAGCGCTTGGCCAGCAAGTTCGCGACGGCTTTGCGCTCGCCGTAAAGGACCTCGGCAGCAAGATGGGCGGCCGTGACGTCGAGGTCGTGGTGGTCGATGACGAACTGAAGCCGGACGCGGCGGTGACCAAGGTCAAGGGTCTGCTCGAACGCGACAAGGTCGACTTCGTGATCGGCCCGATCTTCTCCAACATCCTGCAGGCGATCCACCGGCCCGTGACGGAGTCGAAGACCTTCCTGATCAGCCCCAACGCGGGCCCGTCGACCTTTGCCGGCAAGGACTGCAACCCGTTCTTCTATGTGACCTCGTACCAGAACGATCAGGTGCACGAGATCCTCGGCAAGGTCGCGCAGGATCGCGGCTACAAGCGCATGTACCTGATGGTCCCGAACTATCAGGCCGGCAAGGATTCGGTGGCGGGGTTCAAGCTCGACTACAAGGGCGAGATCGTCGAGGAATCCTACATGCCGCTGAACACGCTGGACTTCCAGCCGGAGCTTTCCAAGATCTCCTCGCAGAAGCCCGATGCCCTGTTCACGTTCATGCCGGGCGGCCTCGGCGTCAATCTCGTCAAGCAATACCGGCAGGCGGGCCTTGCTGACAGCATTCCGGTGCTCTCGGCGTTCACGGTGGATGAATCGACCTTGCCGGCACAGCAGGACGCCGCTGTCGGCATGTTTGGCGGCGCCAACTGGGCGCCCAATCTGGACAATCCCCCGAACAAGAAGTTCGTCGCGTCCTACGAGGCCGCCTATAACGTCGTGCCTGGCACCTACGCCTTCCAGGCGTATGACGCCGCGATGCTGATCGACAGCGCGGTCAAGGCCGTGAAGGGCGATCTGTCGAACAAGGACGCGGTCCAGGCCGCGCTGAAGAAAGCCGACTTCACCTCGCTGCGCGGCACCTTCAAGTTCAACACCAACGGCTATCCGATCCAGGATTTCTATCTGACCAAGGTTGCCAAGCGTCCGGACGGCAAGTTCCAGACGGAGATCGTGCAGAAGGTCTTCGAGAATTACGGCGACCGCTACGCCAAGGACTGTAAGGCGGCGAACTGA
- a CDS encoding MarR family winged helix-turn-helix transcriptional regulator gives MPAESERTEMLDSETKAVETPEDHADELRLWLRLLTCTTLIEGEVRGRLRQRFDVTLPRFDLMAQLDKAPDGMTLSDVSKRMMVSNGNVTGLVERLVESGHLDRRTSETDRRVQVIRLTKLGRAEFRKMAAEHETWIADLFADLSPKDVRELMRLLAKTKASAQKSAARRRP, from the coding sequence ATGCCCGCCGAGAGTGAACGCACCGAGATGCTCGATTCCGAGACCAAGGCCGTCGAAACGCCGGAGGACCATGCCGACGAGCTTCGGCTGTGGCTGCGCCTTCTGACCTGCACCACCCTGATCGAGGGCGAGGTTCGCGGCCGGCTGCGGCAGCGGTTCGACGTCACGCTGCCCCGCTTCGATCTGATGGCTCAGCTCGACAAGGCGCCTGACGGCATGACGCTATCCGATGTCTCCAAGCGGATGATGGTATCCAACGGCAATGTCACCGGCCTCGTCGAGCGCCTCGTGGAATCCGGCCATCTCGATCGTCGGACCTCGGAGACGGACCGCCGTGTCCAGGTGATCCGCCTCACGAAACTCGGTCGCGCCGAGTTCCGCAAGATGGCTGCGGAGCACGAGACCTGGATCGCCGATCTCTTCGCCGACCTCTCGCCGAAGGATGTGCGCGAGTTAATGCGGCTGCTTGCCAAGACCAAGGCGTCGGCGCAGAAATCGGCCGCGCGCCGCCGGCCGTAA
- a CDS encoding bifunctional salicylyl-CoA 5-hydroxylase/oxidoreductase produces the protein MKVAIIGGGPAGLYAAILLKKQRPGADITVYERNRADDTFGFGVVFSDATLDNFEKHDLPSYRRITQEFAYWDDIAVHFRGTVHRVGGNGFCGCSRSKLLLILQERARELGVVLHFEVDIDDETRFADADLVLIADGINSRFREKYIDHFQPEVDLRSNKFAWMGSTKPLDAFTFIFQETEWGPFIAHAYQYEAGHSTWIFETDPETFERAGLTGLDETQSAARMAEIFGWFLDGHKLLINRSMWRNFPMIRSKRWVKDNMVLLGDAKASAHFSIGSGTKLAMEDAIALAEAMEKAPSIEATLDVYEQGRREEVEKTQHAADVSLVWFEHVDRFWDFDPVQFAFGVMTRSKAITYDNLKLRAPDFVAEVEKSFARQVRDSGFDVDTKKPAVPLFQPFRLREMEIANRAVMSPMCMYSAKEGVPTDFHLVHYGSRAIGGAGLIFTEMTCVSRDARITPGCTGLWNDEQEAAWRRIVDFVHGNSAAKICLQLGHAGRKGATKLMWDGMDRPLDEGGWDVFSASPLPYFPDSQVPRELDRAGMNAVRDAFVASAERGERCGFDMLELHCAHGYLLASFISPLTNTRTDEYGGSLDNRLRFPREIFEALRAVWPSHKPMSVRISATDWADGGITGDDAVAVARAFAEAGVDLVDVSTGQTVRDAQPIYGRMFQTPFSDQVRNEARVATMCVGNITTADQANTILAAGRADLVALGRPHLVDPFFTMRAAAWYGAKDAFCPPQYLPGMDQIFRNSVRDRQDLEELRIKAKPKTRAELKAETTKPLAAE, from the coding sequence ATGAAAGTCGCGATCATCGGTGGCGGACCTGCGGGTCTCTACGCTGCGATCCTGCTCAAGAAGCAGCGCCCGGGCGCCGACATCACGGTGTATGAGCGCAATCGGGCCGACGACACCTTCGGCTTCGGCGTGGTCTTCTCCGATGCCACGCTGGACAATTTCGAAAAACACGATCTGCCGAGCTACCGCCGCATCACCCAGGAGTTCGCATACTGGGACGACATCGCCGTGCATTTCCGCGGCACGGTCCACCGGGTCGGCGGTAACGGCTTTTGCGGCTGCTCCCGAAGCAAGCTGCTCCTGATCCTTCAGGAACGGGCCCGCGAGCTTGGCGTCGTCCTGCACTTCGAGGTGGACATCGACGACGAAACCCGGTTCGCCGACGCCGATCTCGTCCTGATCGCCGACGGCATCAACAGCCGCTTCCGCGAGAAATACATCGATCATTTCCAGCCGGAGGTCGACCTCCGCTCCAACAAGTTCGCCTGGATGGGCTCGACCAAGCCGCTCGATGCCTTCACCTTCATCTTCCAGGAGACCGAGTGGGGGCCGTTCATCGCCCACGCCTATCAATATGAGGCCGGACACTCGACCTGGATCTTCGAGACCGATCCCGAGACGTTCGAGCGGGCTGGCCTCACGGGGCTGGACGAGACGCAGTCCGCCGCGCGGATGGCCGAGATTTTTGGCTGGTTCCTCGATGGACACAAGCTGCTCATCAACCGTTCGATGTGGCGCAATTTCCCGATGATCCGCAGCAAGCGCTGGGTCAAGGACAACATGGTGCTGCTCGGCGATGCCAAGGCGAGCGCGCATTTTTCGATCGGCTCCGGTACCAAGCTCGCGATGGAAGACGCGATTGCGCTGGCCGAGGCGATGGAGAAAGCTCCCAGCATCGAGGCGACGCTTGATGTCTACGAGCAGGGCCGCCGTGAGGAGGTCGAGAAGACGCAGCATGCCGCCGACGTCTCGCTGGTCTGGTTCGAGCATGTCGACCGCTTCTGGGATTTTGATCCCGTGCAGTTTGCCTTCGGCGTGATGACGCGCTCGAAGGCGATCACCTATGACAATCTCAAGCTCCGGGCGCCCGATTTCGTGGCCGAAGTCGAGAAGTCATTTGCCAGACAGGTTCGCGACAGCGGCTTTGACGTCGACACCAAAAAGCCGGCGGTGCCGTTGTTCCAGCCGTTCCGGCTGCGCGAGATGGAGATCGCCAATCGCGCGGTGATGTCGCCGATGTGCATGTACTCGGCCAAGGAGGGCGTGCCGACCGACTTCCACCTCGTGCACTACGGATCGCGTGCGATCGGTGGCGCCGGCCTGATCTTCACGGAGATGACCTGCGTCAGCCGCGACGCCCGGATCACGCCGGGCTGCACCGGCCTGTGGAACGACGAGCAGGAGGCGGCGTGGCGGCGCATCGTGGACTTCGTCCACGGCAATTCGGCCGCAAAGATCTGCCTCCAGTTGGGCCACGCCGGCCGCAAGGGCGCGACCAAGCTGATGTGGGACGGCATGGATCGCCCGCTGGACGAAGGCGGCTGGGACGTGTTCTCCGCATCGCCGCTCCCCTATTTTCCCGACAGTCAGGTGCCGCGCGAGCTCGATCGCGCCGGCATGAACGCGGTGAGGGACGCTTTCGTTGCGTCGGCTGAGCGCGGCGAGCGCTGCGGCTTCGACATGCTGGAGCTGCATTGTGCCCACGGCTATCTGCTCGCCAGCTTCATCTCGCCGCTGACGAACACCAGGACGGACGAATACGGCGGCTCGCTCGACAACCGTCTGCGCTTCCCGCGCGAGATCTTCGAGGCGCTCCGCGCGGTCTGGCCGTCGCACAAGCCGATGTCGGTACGCATCTCCGCGACTGACTGGGCCGATGGAGGCATCACCGGCGACGACGCGGTGGCGGTTGCGCGCGCTTTCGCCGAAGCCGGCGTCGATCTGGTCGATGTCTCGACCGGGCAGACCGTCCGCGATGCGCAGCCGATCTACGGCCGCATGTTCCAGACGCCGTTCTCGGATCAGGTCCGCAACGAGGCGCGCGTCGCCACGATGTGCGTCGGCAACATCACGACGGCGGACCAGGCCAATACCATCCTGGCCGCTGGAAGGGCGGATCTCGTCGCGCTTGGCCGGCCGCATCTGGTCGATCCGTTCTTCACCATGAGGGCGGCGGCCTGGTACGGGGCAAAGGACGCGTTCTGCCCGCCGCAATATCTGCCCGGAATGGATCAGATTTTCCGCAACAGCGTCCGCGACCGGCAGGATCTGGAGGAGCTGCGCATTAAGGCTAAGCCCAAGACCCGGGCCGAGCTCAAGGCGGAGACGACAAAGCCGCTTGCGGCGGAGTAA